GCATTCAGGCGTCGCCGGAGGCGCTGGTGGACGTCGTGAGCGGCTACGTGGCGCAGGGCTACCGGCGCATCAAGCTGAAGATCGAGCCCGGCCACGACTACGACTTCGTCGCCGCCGTGCGGAGGCGGTTCCCGGACACGCCGATCATGGCCGACGCCAACTCGGCGTACCGGCTGACGGACGCGGACCACCTGGCGCGCTTCGACGAGCTCGACCTCATGATGATCGAGCAGCCGCTGGCGCACGACGACATCATCCACCACAGCCGGCTGCAGCCGCGCCTGCGCACGCCGATCTGCCTCGACGAGAGCATCCACACGCCGGAGGACGCGCGCACGGCGATCGAGCTCGGCGCCTGCCGCATCGTGAACATCAAGATCGGGCGCGTCGGCGGGCTGCAGCGCGCCATCGAGGTGCACGACATCTGCCGCGCGGCGGGCGTGCCGGTCTGGTGCGGCGGCATGCTGGAGTCCGGCATCGGGCGGGCGCACAACATCGCCATCGCCTCGCTGCCGGGCTTCACGCTGCCCGGCGACACCTCCGGCAGCGACCGCTACTGGGACGAGGACATCATCGACCCGCCGGTCACGGTGCGGCCGGACGGCACGATCCCGCTGCCCACGGCGCCGGGGCTGGGCTTCGAGCCGAAGTGGGACCTCATCAAGCGCCTGACGGAGCAGACGGTCGAGATCCGGGCATAGGAGGCGGGGGCCGGCGGTTGGGACTGGCGG
The DNA window shown above is from Clostridia bacterium and carries:
- the menC gene encoding o-succinylbenzoate synthase; the protein is MKLERVRLHVLRMQLKSPFRTSFGVELDRRFILVEAECEGVTGLAEVVAMDEPLYNEEFVDGALIALQRWLVPALLGKPFDHPCEIAPRLDFVRGNHMAKSGIESALWDAYARAQGIPLWKALGGEEKPIAVGVSVGIQASPEALVDVVSGYVAQGYRRIKLKIEPGHDYDFVAAVRRRFPDTPIMADANSAYRLTDADHLARFDELDLMMIEQPLAHDDIIHHSRLQPRLRTPICLDESIHTPEDARTAIELGACRIVNIKIGRVGGLQRAIEVHDICRAAGVPVWCGGMLESGIGRAHNIAIASLPGFTLPGDTSGSDRYWDEDIIDPPVTVRPDGTIPLPTAPGLGFEPKWDLIKRLTEQTVEIRA